From a single Candidatus Defluviilinea gracilis genomic region:
- the surE gene encoding 5'/3'-nucleotidase SurE, with product MSTTKPQILLTNDDGIRSPGLWAAAASLSDVGFVTVTAPRDQCTGMGRSLPNTSDGIIREERVQVNGQEWSVFAVGGSPAQAVLHGIYDVMKRKPDLVVSGINYGENVASGVTISGTVGAALEAASLGIPSMAISLETDSKYHLSYSTDVEFPIAAQFAAKFGRMLLEKKFPFDVDLLKVEIPSDAAPDTPWQLTRVSRQRYYEPTPAERASWDEPGTVGYRANGDFDREPEDTDVYVLRKKRMISVSPMSFDLSSRVDLAELDQLMRK from the coding sequence ATGTCAACCACAAAACCACAAATTCTCTTAACCAACGACGACGGGATTCGCTCGCCCGGCTTGTGGGCGGCCGCCGCTTCTCTTTCGGACGTTGGGTTTGTCACTGTGACCGCGCCGCGCGACCAATGCACCGGCATGGGGCGCAGTCTGCCCAACACGTCCGATGGGATCATTCGCGAGGAGCGCGTGCAGGTCAACGGTCAGGAATGGAGCGTGTTCGCGGTGGGCGGGAGTCCCGCGCAGGCGGTCCTCCACGGAATTTATGATGTAATGAAACGCAAGCCTGATCTGGTCGTTTCGGGGATCAATTACGGCGAAAATGTCGCGTCGGGCGTGACCATCTCAGGGACGGTGGGCGCGGCGCTCGAAGCCGCCTCGCTGGGAATCCCTTCGATGGCAATCTCACTGGAGACCGATTCGAAATATCATCTTTCATACTCCACCGATGTGGAATTCCCAATTGCCGCGCAGTTTGCCGCGAAGTTTGGCCGCATGTTATTGGAAAAGAAGTTTCCTTTTGATGTGGATTTGCTCAAGGTGGAAATCCCCTCCGATGCCGCGCCAGATACCCCCTGGCAATTGACTCGCGTATCCCGCCAGCGGTATTACGAGCCGACTCCCGCCGAGCGCGCGTCATGGGATGAGCCCGGCACAGTTGGCTACCGCGCGAATGGAGATTTCGACCGCGAACCCGAAGATACGGATGTGTACGTTCTGAGAAAAAAGAGGATGATCTCCGTTTCCCCGATGAGTTTCGATCTGAGTTCCCGCGTGGATCTTGCCGAACTCGATCAGTTGATGCGGAAGTAG
- a CDS encoding tetratricopeptide repeat protein: MTKSSIPISKTKIIIPNRRRELLSRPRLLEKMNGFLENKLILLSASAGYGKTSLLIDLAHQAKVPVCWLTLDPLDRDPQRFMAYLIASLAERFPKVGEASQPLLNNLKSMESDAEALLVALTNELYDQAEGDYFVILDDFHLLDDVAVVASLVNRFLQLVDENCHLIISSRTLPELDDVTLMVAREQVKGLNHTDLAFQPREIQALYIQNHHEYLADEKANEFVEKSGGWITGMVLSNSTEVQFSGKDTFAYLGKQVLDQQPRHVREFLLRTCLPEEFNAEFCEIVLGPFYGAPQNWLNLMGFILDKNLFVLPLEDGRWLRYHPLFREFLQTRLREEYPEDIPLLLKRMVTAHEAEGEWEKAYYTCKQLNDPNTLAELIERAGTPMLQTALITLEGWVNSLPPAVIRSKPGLISLRGMISAMKGNLPEANALLDIAVETYQREHNQSGLALALIRRAHALRLLAKYEDSIKDVNNALKIAETDMSMQTLYAEALRTRGLNYYRLGQARNAVEDLERSLHLYNELKETGSISMLLVETAMVRATIGDIEVAKNLYQEALNRLRREKNLYTQANTLNNLAVLYLQVGEYEFASDSFEEGLECARNSRNQHAEALILTGLGDLYTEIEEFDAAERAYEQASIVAESCSAVFIVNYLILARANLALLKNDVNTADELLKEFRKKLKINPSSYERGLWALLQGRLCFINGDFKKAIIHLNDSKSRFLQDGRDVEYCWSVIWLMAAYNHSEEKDKTRLEFQNIIEGTNHLQHALLVALHQASSWLALLQTDTTIGRQFSRLFENSRILSERLPSVRRILRRFAQTIQMPTASIKIKALGRAEVVVSGRAVNVSDWRTQSVRDLFFYFLYNQEPVTKEQVAEILWPDIDDPDAIRTKFKHGIYWLRRAVGRNAILFEDEYYRFNRAMDYEYDVDAFESFLKKVYQTQDLIERIGLYRKAAELVEGPFLADLDADWVLIERERLGRIYRSVLDELAQLYLDTNQFQECLATCKKAVEQDRYNEAICQIELRAYAAIGDRGAIVHRYHEYKTLLMNELGLSPSEDFDKIYIELTM, from the coding sequence ATGACAAAATCATCCATCCCGATCAGTAAAACGAAGATCATTATCCCGAACCGCCGGCGGGAACTGCTCTCGCGCCCGCGCCTGCTGGAGAAAATGAACGGGTTTCTGGAAAACAAGTTGATCTTGCTCTCTGCCAGCGCGGGGTATGGTAAGACGTCTCTGCTCATCGATCTTGCCCATCAGGCAAAAGTTCCGGTGTGTTGGCTTACCTTAGATCCGCTGGATCGCGACCCGCAGAGGTTCATGGCGTACTTGATCGCATCGCTGGCAGAGCGGTTCCCGAAGGTGGGCGAAGCGTCGCAACCACTGTTGAACAACCTGAAATCGATGGAAAGCGACGCGGAAGCGCTTCTCGTCGCCTTGACGAACGAGTTATACGATCAGGCGGAAGGCGATTATTTCGTGATCCTCGACGATTTTCACTTGTTGGATGATGTGGCGGTCGTTGCTTCGTTGGTCAACCGCTTCTTACAATTAGTGGATGAGAACTGTCACCTGATCATTTCCTCTCGCACCCTGCCCGAACTCGATGATGTCACCCTCATGGTGGCGCGCGAGCAGGTGAAGGGTTTGAACCATACCGACCTGGCGTTCCAGCCGCGTGAAATTCAGGCTCTCTACATACAAAACCACCACGAGTACCTGGCAGATGAAAAGGCTAACGAATTTGTGGAGAAATCGGGCGGGTGGATCACCGGCATGGTGCTTTCCAATTCCACCGAGGTGCAATTTTCAGGCAAGGATACGTTTGCCTATTTGGGGAAACAGGTGCTCGACCAGCAACCCCGTCATGTGCGCGAGTTTCTTCTGCGAACATGCCTGCCGGAGGAATTCAACGCGGAGTTTTGCGAGATCGTGCTGGGTCCGTTTTATGGAGCGCCGCAAAATTGGCTTAACCTGATGGGCTTCATTTTGGATAAGAACCTGTTCGTTCTGCCCTTGGAAGATGGGCGCTGGCTCCGATACCATCCTCTCTTCCGAGAGTTTTTACAAACCCGCCTGCGGGAAGAGTACCCCGAAGATATTCCTCTCTTATTGAAGAGGATGGTCACCGCGCATGAAGCGGAGGGCGAATGGGAAAAAGCCTATTACACCTGCAAACAATTAAACGACCCCAACACGCTTGCAGAATTGATCGAACGGGCTGGCACGCCCATGTTGCAAACGGCGCTGATCACGCTGGAAGGCTGGGTCAACAGCCTGCCACCGGCTGTGATCCGCTCGAAGCCGGGGTTGATCTCGTTGCGAGGGATGATTTCAGCCATGAAGGGAAATTTACCCGAAGCAAATGCTTTGCTCGACATTGCAGTTGAAACGTACCAAAGAGAGCATAACCAAAGCGGCTTGGCTCTTGCGTTGATCCGCCGCGCGCACGCCCTGCGATTGCTTGCAAAATATGAAGATTCGATCAAAGATGTAAATAATGCCCTCAAAATAGCCGAAACGGATATGTCGATGCAAACGCTTTATGCGGAAGCGTTAAGAACTCGAGGATTAAATTATTATCGTTTGGGGCAGGCACGAAATGCCGTCGAAGACCTTGAACGTTCACTCCACCTCTACAACGAGTTAAAGGAAACCGGCAGCATTTCGATGCTGTTAGTTGAGACAGCCATGGTTCGAGCGACTATTGGAGATATCGAAGTCGCGAAGAATTTGTATCAAGAAGCGTTAAATCGATTACGCCGTGAAAAGAATCTTTATACCCAGGCGAATACATTGAACAATCTTGCGGTGCTTTACTTACAAGTAGGCGAATATGAATTCGCTTCGGATAGTTTTGAAGAAGGGCTGGAGTGCGCTCGCAATAGTCGTAATCAACACGCCGAAGCGTTGATTCTGACCGGGTTGGGCGATCTATATACTGAAATCGAAGAGTTTGATGCCGCTGAACGCGCCTATGAACAAGCAAGCATTGTAGCTGAAAGTTGTTCCGCTGTTTTCATTGTAAACTATCTGATTTTGGCGCGCGCGAATTTGGCGCTTCTAAAAAATGATGTGAACACAGCGGATGAACTGCTCAAAGAATTTAGGAAGAAATTAAAAATCAATCCATCAAGTTATGAACGCGGCTTGTGGGCTTTGCTACAAGGCAGGCTTTGCTTCATAAATGGTGATTTCAAAAAAGCTATCATTCACCTGAATGACAGCAAATCGCGTTTTCTACAAGACGGCCGCGATGTGGAATATTGCTGGTCTGTTATATGGCTGATGGCTGCATACAATCACTCTGAAGAGAAAGATAAAACCCGGCTGGAATTTCAAAATATTATTGAGGGGACAAACCACTTGCAACATGCCTTGCTGGTTGCCTTGCACCAGGCTTCGTCTTGGCTTGCGTTACTGCAAACGGACACTACTATTGGACGCCAATTTAGCAGATTGTTTGAAAATTCCCGAATATTAAGCGAGAGGTTACCATCTGTGCGCAGGATTCTGCGCAGGTTTGCTCAAACTATTCAAATGCCCACTGCTAGCATTAAAATCAAGGCATTAGGGCGCGCCGAAGTTGTTGTTAGCGGCAGGGCGGTTAACGTTTCCGATTGGCGCACACAATCGGTTCGAGATTTGTTCTTTTATTTCTTATACAACCAGGAACCGGTCACAAAAGAACAAGTGGCTGAGATTTTATGGCCCGATATCGATGATCCAGACGCTATACGAACAAAGTTCAAGCACGGTATTTATTGGCTTCGTCGCGCTGTGGGACGAAATGCGATCCTGTTTGAGGATGAATATTACCGATTCAATCGCGCGATGGACTATGAGTATGATGTAGACGCATTCGAGTCCTTCCTGAAGAAAGTCTATCAAACCCAGGATTTGATCGAGCGAATCGGGCTATATCGCAAAGCGGCAGAATTGGTGGAAGGTCCATTTCTTGCTGATCTCGACGCGGATTGGGTCCTGATCGAGCGGGAGCGGTTGGGACGTATCTATCGTTCTGTTTTAGATGAGCTTGCGCAACTATATCTGGATACCAACCAATTTCAGGAATGTCTTGCCACTTGCAAGAAAGCAGTTGAACAGGATCGTTACAATGAAGCGATTTGTCAGATCGAATTGCGGGCATACGCGGCGATAGGTGACCGCGGGGCTATTGTGCATCGGTATCATGAGTACAAAACCTTGCTAATGAACGAGTTAGGGTTGTCTCCTTCTGAAGATTTTGACAAAATTTACATCGAATTAACTATGTAA
- a CDS encoding imidazolonepropionase, which yields MLIHSSSQLLTLQGGPQRGHALGNLGIIEDGAVVVHDEKIVAVGTTPELKASYPDEPTLDASGCVLMPGFVDPHTHLIWAGDRADEFEKKMSGKPYLEILAEGGGIISTVKKTRAASMETLITQSRSRLLRMFIHGTTTAEAKTGYGLQTATELRLLKALLALDDESPLDLAITFLGAHAIPPEYKDNPQGYTDLVCETMLPMLKEWWETHAPRLSLPFVDVFCETKAFDVKQSEQILKKAKGLGFPLKIHADEFDNLGGATLAAELGAASADHLVVTSDADIAALAKSETVAVSLPCTPFGLAENHYTPAQKLIAADAYFALATDCNPGTTWNESMQFVIALACRAMKITPAQAIAAATINSAHAIRRSDLIGSIEVGKQADMLILNAPDYRHLGYRYGTNLVRQVIKRGRAYSVDVGYYRTA from the coding sequence ATGCTCATCCACTCCTCCTCCCAACTCCTCACCCTGCAAGGCGGTCCCCAGCGCGGACATGCCCTCGGTAACCTCGGCATCATCGAAGACGGCGCGGTTGTTGTCCACGATGAAAAGATCGTCGCGGTGGGAACGACGCCCGAACTCAAAGCATCCTATCCCGACGAACCGACTCTCGACGCCAGCGGATGCGTGCTCATGCCCGGCTTCGTAGACCCGCACACGCATCTCATTTGGGCGGGCGACCGCGCCGATGAGTTCGAGAAAAAAATGTCGGGCAAGCCCTACCTTGAGATTCTGGCGGAGGGCGGCGGGATCATTTCGACGGTCAAGAAGACGCGCGCCGCCAGCATGGAGACTCTTATCACGCAGAGTCGCTCGCGCCTTTTGCGTATGTTCATCCACGGCACCACCACCGCCGAAGCCAAAACGGGATACGGTCTGCAAACCGCCACCGAACTGCGCCTGCTCAAAGCTCTGCTCGCCCTCGACGATGAATCGCCGCTCGACCTCGCCATCACGTTCCTCGGCGCGCACGCCATCCCACCCGAATACAAGGACAACCCGCAAGGCTACACCGATCTCGTTTGCGAGACGATGCTGCCGATGCTCAAAGAATGGTGGGAGACTCACGCGCCGCGACTCTCACTCCCATTTGTGGATGTGTTCTGCGAGACCAAAGCATTCGACGTGAAGCAATCGGAGCAAATTCTCAAGAAAGCAAAAGGACTCGGATTCCCGCTTAAGATCCACGCTGACGAATTCGACAACCTCGGCGGCGCGACGCTCGCGGCAGAGTTGGGCGCGGCGTCTGCAGATCATTTGGTGGTCACCTCCGATGCCGATATTGCCGCGTTAGCAAAATCAGAGACGGTTGCCGTGTCGCTTCCATGCACACCGTTCGGGCTTGCGGAAAATCATTACACCCCCGCGCAAAAACTCATCGCCGCCGACGCCTACTTCGCCCTTGCCACTGATTGCAACCCAGGCACCACGTGGAACGAGTCCATGCAGTTTGTCATTGCGCTGGCGTGCCGCGCCATGAAGATCACGCCCGCCCAAGCCATCGCCGCCGCGACCATCAATTCGGCGCACGCAATCCGCAGGTCCGATTTGATCGGCTCTATCGAAGTCGGCAAACAGGCAGACATGTTAATCCTGAACGCGCCGGACTATCGTCACTTGGGCTATCGCTACGGGACAAATCTGGTGAGGCAAGTTATCAAACGTGGAAGGGCATATTCTGTGGATGTGGGGTATTATAGGACTGCTTGA
- a CDS encoding inositol monophosphatase, with protein sequence MQPTLSYVEELARGAGAILRDGYDKEHEVKYKGVIDLVTEVDHQSEALLLGKVQSDFPGHHIFSEESGVIHGDDEHVWYIDPLDGTVNYAHHLPIFSVSIAYAFRGALTFGAVYDPLRDEMFCAERGSGAYLNGKRIKPAGVTELQKSLLVTGFPYDTWNTKQDNMSNFSHLAKLTQGVRRLGSAALDLAYTAVGRLDGFWELSLHPWDVAAGGLICEEAGARVTNVHGGADYLTPPLSILATAPGIHAQLLGELKKSLL encoded by the coding sequence ATGCAACCAACGCTATCGTACGTCGAAGAACTTGCGCGAGGGGCGGGGGCGATTCTGCGCGACGGGTATGACAAGGAACACGAGGTGAAATATAAAGGCGTGATCGATCTCGTCACCGAGGTCGATCATCAATCTGAGGCGCTTCTACTTGGGAAAGTTCAATCCGATTTTCCCGGGCATCATATCTTCAGCGAGGAAAGCGGGGTTATTCACGGAGACGATGAACATGTCTGGTACATCGATCCGCTGGATGGGACGGTGAATTACGCGCATCACCTCCCGATTTTTTCTGTGTCCATCGCCTACGCGTTTCGCGGCGCCTTGACGTTTGGCGCGGTGTACGATCCGCTTCGTGACGAAATGTTCTGCGCGGAACGCGGCAGTGGAGCATACTTGAACGGCAAAAGGATCAAACCGGCTGGCGTTACCGAATTACAGAAGAGCTTGCTCGTGACTGGATTCCCCTACGATACGTGGAATACAAAGCAGGATAACATGTCGAATTTCTCGCATCTCGCAAAGTTGACACAGGGCGTGCGCCGTCTCGGCTCGGCGGCGTTGGACCTGGCATACACCGCCGTAGGAAGGCTGGACGGGTTTTGGGAACTTTCCCTGCACCCGTGGGATGTGGCGGCAGGCGGGTTGATCTGCGAAGAGGCTGGCGCGCGCGTCACGAATGTGCATGGCGGGGCGGATTATCTGACGCCCCCGCTGTCCATTCTTGCCACAGCCCCCGGCATCCATGCGCAACTGCTGGGAGAATTGAAAAAATCCTTACTCTAA
- a CDS encoding diguanylate cyclase — protein sequence MSTEWIFFASILLANSLIAAFIAALLARKPQAPGRRSLFFMLVMLAAWSFSYAMITLSSSLETKLLWLKIENIGILTVPIFWFFFALRYNGLDGWLNRYTASLFFILPGISLLFLFSEQWFHLYYASVSEVSEVGGPLMIERGPWYAVALVYAYLVSLAAIILLIRRAVQHRNIYRRQMYALIAAALIPILANVVYQLALSFLPKSALHIDLTPISFMVSAVLIVIGVFGLRIFDLIPIARHTVLEYIPQMVFVVDAHDVVVDANTIAQKTLGKSMDAIVGKDPLEVFQDWPDLLHHFLVANESRNEIQIPGDPPRALEVMVTALYNSENQFEGRVIVAHDITEHKWLENDLTFANEALTRQLEEINQLRDELREQAIRDPLTEVYNRRYMNEFLSQEVARAERDGTPLSVVIMDMDNFKMFNDTYGHKCGDIVLQEIAAFLIQHTRKGDVVCRFGGEEFVILMPGATLEKAYERAETWRQDFADTTIEYEGMKLSATFSAGVASYPLHGDTDEFILQAADRALYQSKDAGKNKVTMYNL from the coding sequence TTGAGTACTGAGTGGATTTTCTTTGCTTCAATTCTATTGGCGAACTCGCTGATCGCCGCGTTCATTGCGGCGTTGTTGGCGCGCAAGCCCCAAGCGCCCGGGCGCAGGTCTCTGTTTTTCATGCTGGTCATGCTCGCCGCGTGGAGTTTTTCCTACGCGATGATCACGCTTTCCTCATCGCTGGAAACGAAACTGCTATGGCTCAAAATCGAGAATATCGGTATCCTAACGGTGCCCATATTTTGGTTCTTCTTTGCCTTGCGGTATAACGGGTTGGATGGATGGCTAAACCGTTATACCGCTTCATTATTCTTTATCCTGCCCGGGATCTCGCTCCTCTTTCTGTTTTCGGAACAGTGGTTCCACTTGTATTACGCCTCCGTTAGCGAGGTGTCTGAGGTTGGCGGCCCGCTGATGATCGAGCGCGGACCGTGGTACGCCGTCGCCCTCGTGTATGCGTATCTCGTAAGTCTGGCGGCGATCATTTTGCTCATCCGGCGCGCGGTTCAGCATCGAAACATTTATCGCAGGCAGATGTATGCGCTGATCGCCGCGGCGTTGATTCCGATTTTGGCTAATGTGGTGTATCAACTGGCGCTTAGTTTTCTGCCGAAATCCGCTCTGCACATCGATCTGACGCCCATCTCTTTCATGGTCTCCGCGGTGTTGATCGTGATCGGCGTGTTTGGGCTGCGCATCTTCGATCTCATCCCCATTGCGCGGCACACGGTGCTGGAATACATTCCTCAGATGGTCTTTGTGGTAGATGCCCACGACGTGGTTGTGGATGCAAACACCATTGCGCAAAAAACACTGGGCAAAAGCATGGATGCGATCGTCGGCAAAGATCCGCTGGAAGTGTTTCAGGATTGGCCCGACCTTCTCCATCACTTCCTCGTTGCCAATGAGTCGCGGAACGAGATCCAAATTCCCGGTGACCCGCCGCGCGCGCTGGAAGTGATGGTGACCGCTTTATACAATTCAGAGAACCAGTTCGAAGGGCGCGTGATCGTCGCGCACGACATTACCGAGCATAAATGGTTGGAAAACGATCTCACGTTTGCCAATGAGGCGCTCACTCGTCAACTAGAGGAGATCAATCAACTGCGCGATGAGTTGCGGGAACAGGCGATCCGCGATCCTTTGACGGAAGTGTACAACCGCCGCTATATGAACGAATTTTTGTCGCAGGAAGTGGCGCGGGCGGAACGCGATGGGACTCCCCTTTCCGTGGTCATCATGGACATGGACAATTTCAAAATGTTCAACGATACCTACGGCCATAAATGCGGAGATATTGTCCTGCAGGAGATCGCCGCGTTTCTCATTCAACACACGCGCAAAGGAGATGTGGTCTGCCGTTTTGGCGGGGAGGAGTTTGTGATCCTTATGCCCGGCGCCACGCTTGAAAAAGCGTACGAACGCGCCGAAACCTGGCGTCAGGATTTTGCGGATACGACCATCGAGTATGAAGGCATGAAGTTGAGCGCCACTTTTTCGGCGGGCGTGGCATCCTACCCCCTGCACGGCGACACCGATGAATTTATCTTGCAAGCCGCCGACCGGGCTTTGTACCAGTCGAAGGATGCCGGTAAAAATAAAGTAACGATGTACAATTTGTGA
- a CDS encoding response regulator, which yields MCAAYGPVLIVEDVPNVLELLEVTLRFKGYSVLTARNGEEALEVVARQRPALIVTDILMPKLDGYAFVQKLRLNLETRAIPVVFLSATYVTPEDKDFALSLGASRFMEKPIDTEDFLLTVAELVTQQPFTQPLPLDMERFYQGYRTRLENKLRHKNTQIMRAERLLGTLPADQRPAFEALLQQSMRDRDEIQNELYDIYKTLDELKK from the coding sequence ATGTGCGCCGCCTATGGACCCGTCTTGATCGTCGAGGATGTTCCTAATGTTCTCGAACTGCTTGAAGTGACTCTGCGATTTAAAGGCTATTCTGTGCTGACCGCCCGCAATGGCGAGGAAGCGCTCGAAGTGGTTGCGCGGCAAAGGCCCGCGCTCATCGTCACCGACATTTTGATGCCTAAACTGGATGGCTACGCCTTCGTGCAAAAATTACGGCTCAACCTCGAAACGCGCGCCATCCCGGTCGTTTTCCTTTCCGCCACTTACGTTACCCCGGAGGATAAGGATTTTGCCTTGAGCCTGGGCGCCTCGCGCTTCATGGAAAAACCCATCGATACTGAAGATTTCCTGCTGACAGTGGCAGAACTTGTGACCCAGCAACCATTTACCCAGCCCTTGCCACTGGATATGGAAAGGTTTTATCAAGGCTATCGCACCCGTCTTGAAAATAAACTGCGTCATAAAAACACGCAGATCATGCGAGCTGAGCGGTTACTCGGCACCCTGCCCGCCGATCAGCGACCAGCCTTCGAAGCGCTCTTACAGCAATCGATGCGCGACCGCGATGAAATACAGAATGAACTGTACGATATTTACAAAACACTCGACGAATTAAAAAAATAG
- a CDS encoding HD domain-containing protein translates to MRQQSQRMTGLRSIDLAIASNLDLNLLLPLLLEQANTLLPADASTLLLMNSETNLLTLAASSGFRSNTHPSVFLKLGTGYAGQVALERKRIHYPNITGNAQGGDLPSYLQGEKFVSYMGSPLITKGRILGVLEVFHSSILNPDAPWLEFLDILAGRGAIAIDNAILFENLQKSNAELGMAYDSTIEGWLRTLDFRDRETEGRTRRVADMTVQLALALGVAKEELIHIRRGAILHDIGKVAIPDDILLKPGPLTEDEWSIMRKHPVVAVELLTPINYLSPALDIPHWHHERWDGTGYPDNLKGEQIPFSARVFSIADVYDVLISERPYRNAWTKQKAIEYIKEQTGKLFDPGIVPEFLKLVHSNEFSPADWRS, encoded by the coding sequence ATGCGGCAACAGTCGCAGCGGATGACGGGATTGCGAAGTATCGATCTCGCCATCGCCTCCAACCTCGACTTGAACCTGCTCCTCCCCCTCCTGCTTGAGCAAGCAAACACCCTCCTGCCCGCGGATGCTTCCACCCTCCTGCTGATGAATTCTGAAACCAACCTGCTCACCCTGGCGGCATCGAGTGGCTTCCGGTCAAATACTCACCCATCAGTCTTTCTCAAACTTGGGACCGGATACGCGGGGCAAGTAGCGCTGGAAAGAAAACGTATCCACTACCCAAACATCACCGGGAACGCGCAGGGCGGCGACCTGCCATCCTATCTACAAGGTGAAAAATTTGTCTCCTACATGGGCTCGCCGCTTATCACAAAGGGGCGCATTCTTGGCGTGCTGGAGGTATTTCATTCCTCGATTCTAAATCCGGACGCGCCATGGCTTGAATTTCTCGACATTCTTGCGGGGAGGGGCGCCATAGCCATCGACAATGCTATTTTGTTCGAGAATCTGCAAAAATCCAATGCGGAACTGGGCATGGCATACGATTCGACCATCGAGGGCTGGTTGCGCACCCTGGACTTTCGGGATCGGGAAACTGAAGGACGCACCCGTCGGGTGGCAGATATGACAGTGCAACTTGCGCTTGCCTTGGGCGTGGCAAAGGAAGAGTTGATCCATATTCGCCGCGGCGCCATCCTCCATGATATTGGCAAGGTCGCCATTCCTGATGACATTCTCCTCAAGCCCGGTCCGCTCACAGAAGATGAGTGGAGCATCATGCGCAAACATCCCGTCGTTGCCGTGGAATTACTAACCCCGATCAACTATCTATCTCCCGCGCTCGATATTCCACACTGGCATCATGAACGGTGGGACGGCACCGGCTACCCAGATAATCTCAAGGGCGAGCAAATTCCCTTTTCGGCGCGGGTATTTTCCATTGCCGATGTATACGATGTCCTGATCTCCGAACGCCCATATCGGAACGCATGGACAAAGCAGAAAGCCATCGAATACATCAAAGAACAAACCGGGAAATTATTCGATCCCGGAATTGTTCCCGAATTCCTGAAACTGGTTCATAGCAATGAGTTCTCCCCGGCAGATTGGCGTTCGTAG
- the rocF gene encoding arginase has protein sequence MQIDIIGVPIDLGADRRGVDMGPSAIRYSSLRQRLESLGHTVEDKGNVEVAIQETCSITDPKLKYIDCIVPMSRRVAGAVATSMQSGCFPLVLGGDHSLSIGSVRGAAKQKKIGVIWLDAHGDFNTHLTTPSGNIHGMSLAALCGLGDPRLTALYDEPGPVVDPAKVAIIGARDLDPGEKENLRSAGALVLSMEQVDRIGMVAALEQCIERVSRNVDGIYLSMDLDALDPRFAPGVGTPVAGGLTYREGHLACEVVAETGKLIGMDVVEVNPILDEKNQTAKIAVEFACSALGSRVWQG, from the coding sequence ATGCAAATCGATATCATCGGCGTGCCCATCGACCTCGGCGCGGATCGCCGCGGCGTAGATATGGGGCCCAGCGCAATTCGATATTCAAGCCTTCGACAACGCCTCGAAAGTTTGGGGCATACCGTGGAAGATAAGGGCAATGTTGAAGTGGCGATTCAAGAGACCTGTTCGATCACCGACCCCAAACTCAAATATATTGACTGCATCGTGCCGATGAGCCGGCGAGTGGCTGGGGCGGTCGCCACCTCCATGCAAAGCGGGTGTTTTCCGCTTGTCTTGGGCGGAGACCACAGCCTTTCGATCGGCTCCGTGCGCGGCGCGGCAAAGCAAAAGAAAATCGGCGTGATCTGGCTGGACGCGCACGGCGACTTCAACACACACCTCACCACCCCTTCGGGAAACATTCACGGAATGTCGTTAGCCGCCCTATGCGGCCTCGGCGACCCGCGCCTCACCGCGCTCTACGATGAGCCGGGGCCGGTCGTCGACCCCGCGAAAGTTGCCATCATTGGCGCGCGCGATCTCGACCCCGGTGAAAAAGAAAACCTGCGCTCTGCCGGGGCGCTCGTGCTCAGCATGGAACAGGTGGACCGCATCGGCATGGTCGCGGCGTTGGAACAATGCATCGAACGCGTCAGCCGGAATGTGGATGGGATCTATCTCTCGATGGATTTGGACGCGCTCGATCCGCGCTTCGCTCCGGGTGTGGGCACCCCGGTCGCCGGTGGGTTAACGTATCGCGAAGGACACCTGGCGTGCGAAGTGGTGGCGGAAACCGGCAAACTCATCGGCATGGATGTTGTGGAAGTGAATCCTATTCTTGATGAAAAAAATCAGACCGCGAAGATTGCCGTGGAATTTGCCTGCTCGGCGTTAGGCTCGCGCGTCTGGCAGGGTTGA
- the trxA gene encoding thioredoxin: protein MADLLHVDEQNFQTEVMNASEPVLVDFSAVWCQPCKMLDPVVKQLAGEWDGKVKVVKIDADENPNLVMQFGVMGIPTLLFMKNGEIKERITGFMPKEKLVARFSPHFN from the coding sequence ATGGCTGACTTATTACATGTAGACGAACAGAATTTTCAAACCGAAGTGATGAACGCCAGCGAACCCGTGCTGGTTGATTTTAGCGCGGTCTGGTGCCAGCCGTGCAAAATGCTCGACCCTGTGGTCAAGCAACTGGCTGGCGAATGGGATGGCAAGGTCAAAGTGGTAAAAATTGACGCCGACGAGAATCCTAACCTTGTGATGCAGTTCGGCGTGATGGGCATCCCCACCCTGTTATTCATGAAGAACGGCGAGATCAAGGAGCGCATCACTGGCTTCATGCCGAAAGAGAAATTGGTGGCGCGGTTTAGCCCGCACTTTAACTAA